One genomic region from Clostridia bacterium encodes:
- a CDS encoding glycosyltransferase, translated as MKVLFVINNLYTQGNGLCASARRTIKKLREAGLEVEALSGENPDPNGEQPKFALRNQNILIIDWFCKKQGYQFAEADRKVIREAVQWADVVHLEEPFEIQYLAACEALKQGVALTATYHLHPENLFASGGLEKSHSFNDSTLRIWKEMIYDKCAIVQCPTQNVKDRLTRWRFKSELRVISNGLVLEELYHPDRTTDKGKRISDAKYQVLAIGRLSAEKDYITLLRAMKYAKTAKDIQLVFAGRGPKESQLFEKACKLIHSRRLTYMPRFGFFNLPELQALSVGSDVYVHCASIEVEGLSCMEAIQTGLMPIIARGKLTATSQFALSNSCTYPAHDARALAKCLDYWLTHDEERQREAAKYVGLGKDYDINLSITALVQMFDDAMNK; from the coding sequence ATGAAAGTTTTATTCGTTATCAACAACCTCTACACCCAAGGCAACGGACTTTGCGCCAGCGCACGCCGCACCATCAAAAAACTGCGCGAAGCGGGGTTGGAAGTGGAAGCGCTGTCGGGCGAGAATCCCGACCCCAACGGCGAACAGCCCAAATTTGCCTTGCGCAACCAAAACATTCTCATCATCGACTGGTTTTGCAAAAAACAAGGCTACCAATTCGCCGAGGCCGACCGCAAGGTCATTCGCGAAGCCGTGCAATGGGCGGACGTGGTGCACCTCGAAGAGCCGTTCGAGATCCAATATCTCGCGGCGTGCGAGGCCCTTAAACAGGGCGTTGCGCTGACCGCGACCTACCACCTGCACCCCGAAAACCTCTTTGCCTCGGGCGGGCTGGAGAAGAGCCACTCTTTCAACGACAGCACCCTGCGTATATGGAAAGAGATGATATACGACAAATGCGCCATCGTACAGTGCCCCACCCAAAACGTCAAAGACCGCCTCACCAGATGGCGTTTCAAATCCGAACTACGCGTCATATCCAACGGCCTCGTGCTCGAGGAACTCTATCACCCCGACCGCACAACCGACAAGGGCAAGCGCATATCGGACGCCAAATACCAAGTGCTCGCCATCGGTCGCCTTTCGGCGGAAAAGGACTATATCACCCTGCTCCGCGCCATGAAATACGCCAAGACGGCCAAGGATATCCAACTCGTCTTCGCGGGGCGCGGCCCCAAGGAGTCGCAGTTGTTCGAGAAAGCGTGCAAGCTCATTCACAGCCGTAGGCTTACCTATATGCCGCGATTCGGCTTCTTCAACCTGCCCGAATTGCAGGCCTTGTCGGTCGGCTCGGATGTGTACGTACATTGCGCGTCTATCGAGGTGGAGGGGCTTAGTTGTATGGAAGCCATCCAAACGGGGCTCATGCCCATCATCGCCCGAGGCAAACTGACCGCCACGTCCCAATTCGCCTTGAGCAACAGTTGCACCTATCCCGCGCACGACGCCCGCGCCTTGGCCAAGTGCTTGGACTATTGGCTCACGCACGACGAAGAACGCCAACGGGAAGCGGCCAAATACGTCGGCCTTGGCAAGGACTACGACATCAACCTCTCCATCACAGCCCTCGTCCAAATGTTCGACGACGCGATGAATAAATAA
- a CDS encoding argininosuccinate synthase produces MKKENVKKVVLAYSGGLDTSIIIPWLKENYNGCEVIAVAANVGQADELDGLEAKAIKTGASKLYILDLTDDYVDNYIMPCLKAGAEYEGYLLGTSHARPCIAKALVEIAQKEGADAICHGCTGKGNDQVRFELSIKHFAPMMPIIAPWREWSIKSREEEIEYAEAHDIPLKISRETNYSKDKNLWHLSHEGLDLEYPSLEPQYEKKGFLEMSVSPIDAPDAPTYIELSFEKGVPVALNGQKSSAKEIILQLNELGGKNGIGLLDLVENRLVGMKSRGVYETPAGTILYKAHQALETICLDKMTMHEKQKIAITYGELVYNGQWFTPLREALAAFVDKTQETVTGTVKLKLYKGNVILAGLTSPYSLYSEDIATFGESDYNQKDSEGFINLFGLPIKVAAMVKKAAE; encoded by the coding sequence ATGAAGAAAGAAAACGTCAAAAAAGTAGTGCTCGCCTATTCGGGCGGATTGGATACCTCGATCATCATTCCTTGGCTCAAGGAAAACTATAACGGCTGTGAAGTGATTGCCGTCGCCGCCAACGTCGGGCAGGCCGACGAGTTGGACGGGTTGGAGGCAAAGGCCATCAAAACGGGTGCTTCCAAATTGTATATACTCGATCTGACGGACGACTACGTCGACAATTATATTATGCCTTGTTTGAAAGCGGGCGCCGAGTACGAAGGCTATCTGTTGGGCACGTCGCACGCGAGACCGTGCATCGCTAAGGCTTTGGTGGAGATTGCCCAAAAAGAGGGCGCGGACGCCATTTGCCACGGGTGCACGGGCAAGGGCAACGACCAAGTGCGCTTTGAGTTGTCTATCAAGCACTTCGCGCCTATGATGCCCATTATTGCGCCCTGGCGCGAGTGGAGTATCAAGTCGAGAGAGGAAGAAATCGAGTACGCCGAAGCGCACGATATTCCCCTCAAAATCAGCAGGGAGACCAATTACAGCAAGGATAAGAACTTGTGGCACTTGTCGCACGAGGGGTTGGATCTGGAATATCCATCGCTCGAGCCGCAATACGAGAAGAAGGGCTTTTTGGAAATGAGCGTTTCGCCGATCGACGCGCCCGACGCGCCTACCTATATCGAATTATCCTTTGAGAAGGGCGTTCCCGTGGCGTTGAACGGGCAGAAATCGAGCGCGAAAGAGATCATTCTCCAACTCAACGAGTTGGGCGGCAAGAACGGCATCGGTCTGTTGGATTTGGTGGAGAACCGCTTGGTCGGCATGAAGTCGCGCGGTGTGTACGAGACGCCCGCAGGCACCATACTGTACAAGGCGCACCAAGCGTTGGAGACCATTTGTTTGGACAAAATGACTATGCACGAAAAGCAGAAAATCGCCATCACCTACGGTGAATTGGTGTACAACGGGCAATGGTTTACTCCGTTGCGCGAGGCGTTGGCCGCGTTCGTGGATAAGACGCAGGAGACAGTGACGGGCACGGTGAAACTCAAATTGTACAAAGGCAACGTGATTTTGGCGGGGTTGACGAGCCCCTATTCGCTGTATAGCGAAGATATCGCCACCTTTGGCGAAAGCGACTACAATCAAAAGGATTCGGAAGGCTTCATCAATTTGTTCGGTTTGCCTATCAAGGTGGCCGCGATGGTGAAGAAAGCCGCGGAGTAG
- the argH gene encoding argininosuccinate lyase, with protein sequence MAKLWEGRTDGHIDQAAERFNASISFDCRLYREDITGSIAHAEMLAKVGILEKGEAETICEALRQILRELDGGILVVDASAEDVHTFVEETLTARIGDLGKKLHTARSRNDQVALDMRLYARKACGDLQNGLKKLIEAVVDQAERCKGAIVSGYTHLQRAQPITFGHQLMAYAMMFLRDVDRIGDCAERLDCSPIGACALAGTTYPIDRGYEAGLLGFGAVAANSIDAVSDRDYLVELLADLSLVMTHLSRFAEEIILWSSWEFGYIKLSDAYTTGSSIMPQKKNADIAELTRGKTGRVYGDLVSMLTVLKGLPLAYNKDMQEDKECVFDAVDTVEACLEVFAPMVATFEADTDAMLKAAKRGFINATDVADYLTKKGVPFRAAYHVVGQIVNLCVKENKTLEDLPLEIYKSFDKLFEADIYEEIALENCVNRRISEGGTSVASVEKQIAYVKERLNTL encoded by the coding sequence ATGGCAAAGTTGTGGGAAGGCCGCACGGACGGTCATATAGACCAAGCGGCAGAGCGTTTCAACGCGTCTATTTCGTTCGATTGCCGTCTGTATCGGGAAGATATCACGGGTAGCATCGCGCACGCGGAGATGCTCGCGAAGGTCGGCATTTTGGAGAAGGGCGAGGCCGAGACCATTTGCGAAGCCTTGCGGCAAATTCTTCGCGAGTTGGACGGCGGCATTTTGGTCGTCGACGCGTCGGCGGAAGATGTCCATACGTTCGTCGAGGAGACCTTGACCGCCCGCATAGGCGATCTCGGCAAAAAACTGCACACGGCGAGAAGCCGCAACGATCAAGTGGCTCTCGATATGCGCTTGTACGCGCGTAAAGCGTGCGGTGACCTACAAAACGGGCTGAAAAAATTGATAGAAGCCGTGGTCGATCAAGCGGAGCGATGCAAGGGGGCTATCGTCAGCGGCTATACGCATTTGCAACGCGCTCAACCCATTACGTTCGGGCACCAACTGATGGCCTACGCGATGATGTTTTTGCGCGACGTAGACCGCATAGGCGATTGCGCCGAGCGGCTGGATTGTTCGCCCATCGGCGCTTGTGCCTTGGCGGGTACCACCTATCCCATCGATCGCGGGTACGAGGCGGGGCTGTTGGGTTTCGGCGCTGTGGCCGCCAATAGCATTGACGCGGTCTCGGACAGGGATTATTTGGTGGAATTGTTGGCCGATTTGTCCCTCGTGATGACGCATTTGTCGCGCTTTGCCGAGGAAATCATACTTTGGTCGAGTTGGGAATTCGGCTATATCAAATTGTCCGACGCATACACGACCGGCTCGTCGATCATGCCCCAAAAGAAAAACGCGGATATAGCCGAATTGACACGCGGCAAGACGGGCAGAGTGTACGGGGATCTGGTGAGTATGCTCACCGTGCTCAAAGGCTTGCCCTTGGCGTACAACAAGGATATGCAAGAGGACAAAGAATGCGTCTTCGACGCCGTGGATACCGTAGAGGCGTGCCTCGAGGTATTCGCGCCCATGGTCGCCACGTTCGAGGCCGATACGGACGCTATGCTCAAGGCCGCCAAGCGCGGCTTTATCAACGCGACGGACGTGGCCGATTATCTGACAAAGAAGGGCGTTCCTTTCCGCGCGGCGTACCACGTCGTCGGACAAATCGTCAATTTGTGCGTCAAGGAAAACAAGACGCTGGAAGATTTGCCACTCGAGATTTATAAATCTTTCGACAAATTGTTCGAGGCAGATATTTACGAGGAGATTGCGTTGGAGAATTGCGTCAACAGGCGCATATCCGAGGGCGGCACGAGTGTGGCCTCTGTCGAAAAACAAATCGCTTACGTCAAAGAAAGACTGAATACACTTTGA
- a CDS encoding SDR family oxidoreductase, protein MKVLITGASSGIGKATAILFLEKGHEVVGLDILPAAIRDADYSHILADVRDPLPAVDGVEILVTAAGVQLPDEDAIDVNLKGTINAIETYAVQPHIKALVTIASASATNGSEFPQYSASKGGVVTYTKNAALRLAKYGATANSLSPGGVLTQSNAPVIDDPALFEAALAESLLGKWASEREIAEWVYFIAVINKSMTGQDVVVDNGEMLKSNFIWKN, encoded by the coding sequence ATGAAAGTCTTAATCACGGGTGCAAGTAGCGGCATCGGCAAAGCGACCGCAATTCTATTCCTCGAAAAAGGGCACGAAGTCGTCGGGTTGGATATACTGCCCGCCGCCATTCGCGACGCCGATTATTCGCATATTCTCGCCGACGTACGCGATCCCCTACCCGCCGTAGACGGCGTGGAGATTCTCGTCACGGCCGCCGGCGTGCAACTCCCCGACGAGGACGCGATCGACGTCAACCTCAAGGGCACCATCAACGCCATCGAGACCTACGCCGTACAGCCCCATATCAAAGCGCTCGTCACCATAGCCTCGGCCTCCGCCACCAACGGATCCGAGTTTCCGCAATACTCCGCCTCCAAAGGAGGCGTGGTCACCTACACCAAAAACGCGGCGCTTCGGTTGGCAAAATACGGCGCCACCGCCAACAGCCTCTCGCCGGGCGGCGTACTGACGCAAAGCAACGCCCCCGTCATAGACGATCCCGCCCTCTTCGAGGCGGCCTTGGCCGAGAGTTTGCTCGGCAAGTGGGCGTCCGAACGCGAAATCGCCGAATGGGTGTACTTCATCGCCGTCATCAACAAAAGCATGACGGGCCAAGACGTCGTCGTCGACAACGGCGAAATGCTCAAATCCAATTTCATCTGGAAAAACTAA
- a CDS encoding VUT family protein: MTKIKRLFTDFSLLLRNVPAYLFALLAVSVVCMNLLANKSIDLGVDWLALDCGILFSWICFLVMDIVTRRFGVRAGNMLSVGALIINLTVALLLFAISYIPGTWSQSYVEGSEGVINASIDATIASSWFVILGSSVAFISSAILNNILHFVINRAFKNHNFVAFSVSSYVSTFIAQFVDNLLFALIVSLHFFGWSIVQCLTCAVTGAVAELLFEVVFSPIGYRIVKKMEDESVGQAYIDWCKENYK; encoded by the coding sequence TTGACTAAAATCAAGCGCTTATTTACGGATTTTTCCCTTTTACTACGCAACGTACCCGCCTATTTGTTTGCCCTGCTTGCCGTATCCGTCGTCTGCATGAATTTGCTCGCCAACAAGAGCATCGATTTGGGCGTCGACTGGCTTGCCTTGGACTGCGGCATTCTCTTCTCTTGGATCTGCTTCTTGGTGATGGACATCGTCACGCGCCGCTTCGGCGTACGCGCGGGCAATATGCTGTCCGTCGGGGCGTTGATCATCAATTTGACCGTCGCGTTGCTTCTGTTTGCCATCTCCTATATCCCCGGCACTTGGTCGCAAAGTTACGTCGAAGGGTCGGAAGGCGTCATCAACGCTTCAATAGACGCCACCATCGCTTCCTCTTGGTTCGTCATATTGGGCAGTTCGGTTGCGTTCATTTCCTCGGCGATCCTCAACAATATTCTGCATTTCGTCATCAATCGCGCCTTCAAAAACCACAATTTCGTGGCGTTTTCGGTGAGCAGTTACGTATCTACGTTCATCGCGCAATTCGTCGACAATCTGCTCTTCGCGCTCATCGTCAGCCTGCATTTCTTCGGCTGGAGCATCGTGCAATGTCTGACGTGCGCCGTCACGGGCGCCGTGGCCGAATTGCTGTTTGAGGTCGTTTTCTCTCCCATCGGCTACCGCATCGTCAAGAAGATGGAAGACGAAAGCGTCGGGCAGGCATATATCGATTGGTGCAAGGAGAACTACAAATGA
- a CDS encoding NAD(P)/FAD-dependent oxidoreductase, giving the protein MSKIIVVGLGHGGLIAAAKLAESGHEVVIFEKRLPHEIGHEWEDRFDFDLLARIIGKDIADFPEGSWRYRGDCTFVSPDKRTVIDVHFAKDKRQKIMWRKPLIGMLVDYARSKGVEIRYQTEVSAPVVKDGKVVGVIVEGEKAYADLVVDASGVFSVLRKQLPDDWGIEKEPTRGDVFYANRAYYARVDGYPTPVVPFEIYLIHEGEQGLSWLCTNEDSVDVLIGRVYPIDEAKVEEQLRIFRASHPWLGEKVRCGGNFAVIPVRRPLTRMVGEGYAAVGDSAFMTTPMNGMGIDLSLRAGEILAESIGEKGVTIDALWAYNRKYLATVGAAAAKNEGLKNALLNLPPEGVDFLYESGVVEAEDLSGGGKNMTFRRLMRKLIHGMKRPKYFFAIVKGLMKGGKMTKLYANPPQNFDCEAIAEWSRKIEQNVVKVEER; this is encoded by the coding sequence ATGAGCAAGATTATCGTAGTTGGATTGGGGCACGGCGGGTTGATTGCCGCCGCGAAATTGGCCGAATCGGGCCACGAAGTCGTTATCTTCGAGAAGCGTTTGCCGCACGAGATTGGGCACGAATGGGAAGATAGATTCGACTTCGACCTCTTGGCGCGGATAATCGGCAAGGATATCGCGGACTTCCCCGAGGGGAGTTGGCGGTATAGGGGAGATTGCACCTTCGTCAGCCCCGACAAGCGTACCGTGATAGACGTGCATTTTGCGAAAGACAAGCGGCAAAAAATCATGTGGCGCAAGCCGCTGATCGGGATGCTCGTCGACTACGCCCGCAGCAAAGGCGTGGAGATACGCTACCAAACGGAAGTCTCCGCGCCCGTTGTCAAGGACGGCAAGGTGGTCGGCGTCATCGTCGAGGGCGAAAAGGCGTATGCCGACCTCGTCGTTGACGCGTCGGGCGTATTCTCCGTCCTGCGCAAACAACTCCCCGACGATTGGGGAATAGAGAAAGAGCCGACGCGCGGCGACGTGTTCTACGCCAACCGCGCCTATTACGCTCGAGTCGACGGATACCCCACCCCCGTCGTTCCTTTCGAGATCTACTTGATACACGAGGGCGAGCAGGGGCTGTCGTGGCTATGCACCAACGAGGACTCGGTGGACGTGTTGATCGGTCGCGTTTATCCCATAGACGAGGCCAAAGTAGAGGAACAACTGCGCATTTTCCGCGCGTCGCACCCGTGGCTCGGCGAGAAAGTACGGTGCGGCGGCAACTTTGCCGTCATTCCCGTGCGCAGGCCCTTGACGCGCATGGTGGGCGAGGGGTATGCCGCCGTGGGTGATTCGGCTTTTATGACCACGCCGATGAACGGTATGGGCATCGACTTGTCCCTACGAGCGGGGGAGATATTGGCCGAGAGCATAGGCGAAAAGGGCGTGACGATAGACGCCTTGTGGGCGTATAACCGCAAGTACCTCGCCACGGTGGGTGCCGCGGCCGCCAAGAACGAGGGGCTCAAAAACGCCTTGCTCAATCTACCGCCCGAGGGCGTGGATTTCTTGTACGAAAGCGGCGTCGTCGAGGCGGAAGACCTATCGGGCGGCGGCAAAAATATGACCTTTCGGCGGCTTATGCGCAAGTTGATACACGGTATGAAACGCCCCAAATACTTCTTCGCCATCGTCAAAGGGCTGATGAAAGGCGGCAAAATGACCAAATTGTATGCAAATCCGCCGCAAAACTTCGACTGCGAGGCCATCGCCGAATGGTCGCGTAAGATCGAGCAAAACGTCGTGAAAGTGGAGGAAAGATGA
- a CDS encoding carbonic anhydrase has product MNQIDILERLWEGNREYVKSGRYKGNVGESLRSSLAAKQSPLAVVVTCSDSRVVPEVIFGADLGELFVVRVAGNVLGDVELASIEYATAHLGVKVVVVLGHTACGAIAAAIAGEEEGLVGTITAPIRKIIAGEQNAYKAAVKNVVYQVGVVEETFGEANVEAVGAIYDVSKGTIEFL; this is encoded by the coding sequence ATGAATCAAATAGATATTTTGGAGCGGTTGTGGGAAGGCAACCGCGAATACGTCAAGAGCGGTAGGTACAAAGGGAACGTGGGCGAAAGTTTGCGCTCGTCGCTGGCCGCCAAACAAAGCCCGTTGGCCGTGGTCGTGACTTGCTCGGACTCTCGCGTGGTGCCCGAGGTGATTTTCGGCGCGGATTTGGGCGAGTTGTTCGTCGTTCGCGTGGCGGGCAACGTGCTGGGCGACGTTGAGTTGGCTAGTATCGAATACGCCACGGCGCATTTGGGCGTCAAAGTCGTCGTCGTGCTTGGGCATACCGCGTGCGGGGCAATCGCCGCCGCCATAGCGGGGGAGGAAGAAGGCCTCGTGGGGACGATAACCGCGCCCATTCGCAAAATCATCGCAGGCGAGCAAAACGCCTACAAAGCCGCCGTTAAAAACGTCGTCTATCAGGTAGGCGTTGTCGAAGAGACCTTTGGCGAAGCGAACGTGGAAGCGGTCGGCGCCATATACGACGTGTCCAAGGGCACGATTGAGTTTTTGTAA
- a CDS encoding M3 family oligoendopeptidase: MQKFSEIKYVRPDEAALYAQLDEAIKQVKKVKSGNELCRIYADVDRQGKEIETMFTVASIRNTMDMSDKFYEGEMEFLDGFAAKLQLKMKKFNKAVVASPYVGALAERYSDLVVKNLETSLKLMNAKIVPMMIREEKLGREYSKTAAMASCDFRGETCNFYGLLKHMNSTDRAERKEAFEKWAALYESISDKLDAIYDKLVALRVKKAQALGFDSYIDYIYLQRERYDYTAKDVAAFRDQVRDEIVPVCARLHAEQAKRLGVDKLRYYDEELLFPDGNANPIGGKDVLVGKALEFYQALSPETAEFFKFMCDYELFDLETRPNKHMGGYCTFLGSLGAPFIFSNFNGTSADVDVLTHEAGHAFEAYTAAKTQPLSEMVWSTSEVDEIHSMSMEHFAYPYADKFFGKEAADKYRYAHLVGALTCIPYLVSVDEFQHRVFEKPAMTAKERRAVWHEIEQKYLPWRDYDGNEFLAEGGFWMQKQHIFLYPFYYVDYALAQVCAFQFFAKDRADHQTAWTDYLALCRAGGSRGYFALLDLAHLDNPFREGTVAKVMQAVNAGIADFSAKLN, translated from the coding sequence ATGCAAAAATTCAGCGAAATCAAATACGTGCGCCCCGACGAAGCGGCTCTCTACGCCCAACTCGACGAAGCCATCAAGCAAGTCAAAAAAGTCAAATCGGGCAACGAATTGTGCCGCATCTACGCCGACGTGGATCGCCAAGGTAAAGAAATCGAAACCATGTTCACCGTGGCCTCTATCCGCAACACGATGGATATGAGCGACAAGTTCTACGAGGGCGAGATGGAGTTTTTGGACGGCTTCGCCGCCAAACTGCAACTCAAAATGAAGAAGTTCAACAAAGCCGTCGTGGCCTCCCCCTACGTCGGCGCGCTTGCCGAGCGTTACAGCGACTTGGTGGTCAAAAACCTCGAGACCTCACTCAAACTGATGAACGCCAAAATCGTCCCCATGATGATCCGCGAGGAAAAACTCGGGCGAGAGTATTCCAAGACGGCGGCCATGGCGTCGTGCGATTTCCGCGGCGAAACGTGCAACTTCTACGGTCTACTCAAACACATGAATTCGACCGACCGCGCCGAGCGCAAAGAGGCCTTTGAGAAATGGGCGGCCTTGTACGAGAGCATTTCGGACAAGTTGGACGCCATCTACGACAAGTTGGTGGCGCTGCGCGTCAAAAAAGCGCAAGCGTTGGGCTTTGACAGTTATATCGACTATATCTATCTGCAACGCGAGCGCTACGACTACACCGCCAAAGACGTGGCCGCCTTCCGCGACCAAGTGCGCGACGAGATCGTGCCCGTGTGCGCCCGTCTGCACGCCGAACAAGCCAAACGGCTGGGCGTAGACAAATTGCGCTACTACGACGAAGAACTCCTCTTCCCCGACGGCAACGCAAATCCCATCGGCGGCAAGGACGTTTTGGTAGGCAAAGCGCTCGAGTTCTATCAAGCGCTCTCCCCCGAAACGGCGGAGTTTTTCAAGTTTATGTGCGACTACGAATTGTTCGATCTGGAGACTCGCCCCAACAAACATATGGGCGGCTACTGCACCTTCCTCGGCTCGTTGGGCGCGCCCTTCATCTTCTCCAACTTCAACGGCACCTCGGCCGACGTGGACGTTTTGACGCACGAAGCGGGGCACGCGTTCGAGGCCTATACGGCCGCCAAAACGCAACCCCTCAGCGAAATGGTGTGGTCAACCAGCGAAGTGGACGAGATACACTCCATGTCGATGGAGCACTTCGCCTACCCCTATGCGGACAAGTTCTTCGGAAAAGAAGCGGCGGACAAATACCGCTACGCGCACCTCGTCGGCGCCCTCACCTGCATTCCCTACCTGGTGTCGGTGGACGAGTTCCAGCACCGCGTATTCGAGAAGCCCGCAATGACCGCCAAAGAGCGCCGCGCCGTATGGCACGAGATAGAGCAAAAATACCTGCCTTGGCGTGACTACGACGGCAACGAGTTCCTCGCAGAGGGCGGCTTCTGGATGCAAAAACAGCATATCTTCCTCTACCCATTCTACTACGTGGACTACGCCTTGGCGCAAGTGTGCGCGTTCCAATTCTTCGCCAAAGACCGCGCCGACCACCAAACGGCGTGGACGGACTATCTCGCCCTGTGCCGCGCGGGCGGCAGTCGCGGCTACTTTGCCCTTCTCGATTTGGCGCACCTCGACAACCCCTTCCGCGAGGGCACGGTGGCCAAGGTGATGCAGGCCGTCAACGCGGGCATCGCGGACTTCTCAGCCAAACTCAACTGA